One stretch of Alcaligenes faecalis DNA includes these proteins:
- a CDS encoding phenylacetic acid degradation protein PaaY, giving the protein MQNIYSIDGLVPVVHPTAYVHPTAVLIGDVIIGEGVYIGPLASLRGDFGRIIMKAGSNIQDTCVIHGTPYQDTVVHEDGHVGHGAVLHGCVIGRNVLVGMNAVVMDAADIGADSIIGAMAFVKKGMQVPPRSLVAGSPATVVKELDQKAIDGKFFGTRMYQRLAQRSLATMQRVEPLTEVDADRPRLREDQIYPVDK; this is encoded by the coding sequence GGCCTATGTTCATCCTACCGCTGTACTGATTGGTGACGTCATTATTGGCGAGGGCGTGTATATCGGCCCTCTGGCCAGTTTGCGAGGGGACTTCGGACGCATCATCATGAAGGCAGGCTCCAATATTCAGGACACCTGTGTCATTCATGGCACGCCTTATCAGGACACGGTGGTGCATGAAGACGGCCACGTCGGGCACGGCGCGGTGCTGCACGGCTGCGTCATTGGCCGCAACGTGCTGGTGGGCATGAATGCCGTCGTCATGGACGCGGCGGACATCGGTGCGGACAGCATTATTGGTGCCATGGCCTTTGTGAAAAAAGGCATGCAGGTGCCGCCCCGCAGCCTGGTGGCGGGTTCTCCGGCTACGGTGGTCAAGGAGCTGGATCAGAAAGCCATTGATGGCAAATTCTTCGGTACGCGCATGTACCAGCGTCTGGCCCAGCGTTCCCTGGCAACGATGCAGCGCGTGGAGCCTTTGACAGAAGTGGACGCAGACCGCCCGCGTTTGCGTGAAGATCAGATTTATCCGGTGGATAAGTAA